The Quatrionicoccus australiensis nucleotide sequence GCCTCGCTGGCGATCGCCGGCAGCCCGGCCCTGGCCACGGTGACCGATGCTGACATCGTGAACGACGCCAAGACCACCGGCGATGTCGTCAGCTTCGGCCTCGGCACCCAGGGCCAGCGCTTCAGCCCGTCCACGCAGATCAATACCAAGACGGTCAAGAACCTGGTCCCGGCCTGGTCGATGTCCTTCGGCGGCGAGAAGCAGCGCGGCCAGGAGTCGCAGCCGGTCGTCCATAACGGCAAGATGTTCGTCACCGCGTCGTACAGCCGCCTGTTTGCGGTCGACGTCAAGACCGGCAAGAAATTGTGGAAGTACGAGCATCGCCTGCCCGACGGCATCATGCCCTGCTGCGACGTGATCAACCGCGGTGCCGCGCTGTACGGCGACCTCGTCTATTTCGCGACGCTCGACGCGCAACTGGTCGCCCTCAACCAGAACACCGGCAAGGTCGTCTGGAAGGAAAAGCTCGGCGATTACGCCGCCGGCTACTCGGCCACCGCCGCGCCTATCGTCGCCAAGGGCAAGCTGATCACCGGCGTTTCCGGTGGCGAGTTCGGCGTCGTCGGCCGCATCGACGCGCGCGACCCGCTAACCGGCAAGCTGCTGTGGACGCGCCCGACCGTCGAAGGTCACATGGGCTACGCCTGGGACAAGGACGGCAACAAGCTCGAGAACGGCATTTCCGGCACCACCAACGCGACCTGGGAAGGCGACCTGTGGAAGACCGGCGGCGCCGCCACCTGGAACGGCGCCACCTACGATCCGGAAACCAACCTGATCTTCGCCGGTACCGGCAACCCGGCGCCGTGGAACAGCCACCTGCGCCCCGGCGACAACCTGTTCTCGTCCTCGACCGTGGCGATCGATGCCGACACCGGCAAGATCGTCTGGCACTTCCAGGGCACGCCGCACGACGGCTGGGACTTTGACGGGGTGAACGAGTTCGTCTCCTTCGACTTCAAGGACCCGAAGACCGGCAAGATCGTCAAGGCCGGCGCCAAGGCCGACCGCAACGGCTTCTTCTTCGTCAACGACCGGACCAACGGCAAGCTGCTCGGCGCCCATCCCTTCGTCAGGAAGATCACCTGGGCCACCGGCTTCAACCTGGAAACCGGCCGTCCGAACTACATCGAGGAAGGCCGTCCGGGCAACCCGGCGGACGAAGCCGATGGCAAGAAGGGCAAGGTCGTCTTCTCGGCCCCGTCCTTCCTCGGCGGCAAGAACCAGCAGCAGATGGCCTACAGCCCGCAGACCGGCCTCTTCTACGTGCCGGCCAACGAGTGGTCGATGGACATCTGGAATGAACCGGTTGCCTACAAGAAGGGCGCCGCCTACCTCGGTGCCGGCTTCACGATCAAGGCCATCCA carries:
- a CDS encoding PQQ-dependent methanol/ethanol family dehydrogenase, with the translated sequence MHICKSPRQRNLALALAASLAIAGSPALATVTDADIVNDAKTTGDVVSFGLGTQGQRFSPSTQINTKTVKNLVPAWSMSFGGEKQRGQESQPVVHNGKMFVTASYSRLFAVDVKTGKKLWKYEHRLPDGIMPCCDVINRGAALYGDLVYFATLDAQLVALNQNTGKVVWKEKLGDYAAGYSATAAPIVAKGKLITGVSGGEFGVVGRIDARDPLTGKLLWTRPTVEGHMGYAWDKDGNKLENGISGTTNATWEGDLWKTGGAATWNGATYDPETNLIFAGTGNPAPWNSHLRPGDNLFSSSTVAIDADTGKIVWHFQGTPHDGWDFDGVNEFVSFDFKDPKTGKIVKAGAKADRNGFFFVNDRTNGKLLGAHPFVRKITWATGFNLETGRPNYIEEGRPGNPADEADGKKGKVVFSAPSFLGGKNQQQMAYSPQTGLFYVPANEWSMDIWNEPVAYKKGAAYLGAGFTIKAIHDDYIGVLRAMDPATGKIVWENKNYAPLWGGVLTTAGGLVFYGTPEGYLKALDAKTGQELWSFQTGTGIVAPPISWEQDGVQMIAVTTGWGGAVPLWGGDVAKRVNFLEQGGSVWVFKLHKN